From Candidatus Methylopumilus planktonicus, a single genomic window includes:
- the rsxC gene encoding electron transport complex subunit RsxC encodes MQFKNIFKFNGGVHPNENKSLSTNLPIGRLPIPKKLVLPLRQHVGRVAKLKVKPGDQVLKGQIIAEADGNISASIHAPTSGKILKISEEILPHPSGLPDFCITIEPDFKDTWVEKKPISWKKLDRTKLIEALSQSGIVGLGGAVFPTHMKLKINQSQPINTLVINAAECEPFITCDDMLMRERADEIIQGALIAQTILDAKECVVGIENNKIEAYEALKKAAQKTTIEIKVVPTVYPSGDAKRLIYLLMGIEVPKEKRSVDLGIQVFNVATVAAIYRYLELGEPSISRVVTITGAVKAPQNYEVLFGTPLSELIAAAGGSSNKTKKFIMGGPMMGFDLPSIHVPVTKAMNCVIESSPELFPAPKPVMPCIRCARCADACPVNLQPQELYWFSKSSQLEKARDYNLFDCIECGCCTYVCPSNIPLVQFYRYAKSEIIAQDKSKEAANTARERNDFRLARIEREKKERAERNAQKALGANEKQADDEKKSTIAAAMERVKQTQQENIKN; translated from the coding sequence ATGCAATTTAAAAATATTTTTAAATTTAACGGTGGCGTTCACCCCAATGAAAATAAATCGCTATCTACAAATTTACCTATTGGAAGATTGCCTATTCCAAAAAAATTAGTACTTCCATTAAGACAGCATGTAGGTCGTGTTGCAAAGCTTAAAGTTAAACCCGGCGATCAAGTCCTTAAAGGTCAAATTATTGCTGAAGCTGATGGTAATATTTCTGCCTCGATCCATGCACCCACATCTGGGAAGATCTTAAAGATTAGCGAAGAAATACTACCCCATCCATCGGGCCTGCCTGATTTTTGTATCACAATCGAACCGGATTTTAAAGATACATGGGTTGAAAAAAAGCCTATCTCATGGAAAAAACTAGACCGCACTAAATTAATCGAAGCGCTTTCTCAGTCAGGGATTGTAGGTTTAGGTGGTGCAGTATTTCCAACCCACATGAAATTGAAAATAAATCAAAGTCAACCCATCAATACTTTGGTCATCAATGCTGCCGAGTGTGAACCATTTATCACTTGTGACGATATGTTAATGAGAGAAAGAGCTGATGAAATTATTCAAGGAGCATTAATTGCCCAAACTATCCTTGATGCAAAAGAGTGTGTAGTCGGTATCGAAAACAACAAGATTGAAGCCTATGAAGCGCTAAAAAAAGCAGCTCAAAAAACGACTATTGAAATTAAAGTGGTTCCAACTGTGTATCCAAGCGGGGATGCAAAAAGACTCATTTACCTCTTAATGGGTATTGAGGTTCCGAAAGAAAAGCGTTCTGTAGATTTAGGTATTCAAGTATTTAACGTAGCTACAGTAGCAGCTATCTATAGATATCTTGAATTAGGAGAACCATCGATCAGCCGCGTTGTAACAATTACAGGGGCTGTTAAAGCCCCTCAAAATTATGAGGTATTATTCGGAACACCTTTATCAGAATTAATAGCTGCTGCAGGTGGCTCTTCTAATAAAACCAAAAAATTTATTATGGGCGGCCCTATGATGGGATTTGATTTACCATCAATTCATGTACCTGTGACAAAAGCAATGAATTGTGTCATTGAAAGTTCGCCAGAATTATTCCCTGCTCCAAAACCTGTGATGCCTTGTATTCGATGTGCTCGATGTGCAGATGCCTGCCCGGTCAACTTACAACCTCAAGAACTATATTGGTTTTCAAAATCTTCTCAGCTTGAAAAAGCCAGAGATTACAATTTATTCGACTGTATTGAATGTGGCTGCTGCACTTATGTATGTCCAAGCAACATTCCTCTTGTTCAGTTTTATAGATATGCAAAAAGTGAGATTATTGCTCAAGACAAATCAAAAGAAGCTGCAAACACTGCTAGAGAGAGAAATGACTTTAGGCTTGCAAGAATAGAAAGGGAGAAAAAAGAACGTGCTGAAAGAAATGCACAAAAAGCTCTAGGGGCTAATGAGAAGCAAGCTGATGATGAGAAAAAATCAACAATTGCAGCGGCCATGGAAAGAGTTAAACAAACCCAACAAGAAAATATAAAAAATTAA
- the rsxB gene encoding electron transport complex subunit RsxB — protein MFTALLVMIFLAVLLGLVLGYSAIKFKVDGDPMVARIDAILPQTQCGQCGYPGCKPYATAIAKGEADINQCPPGGDTGAKALAELMGVEFKPLNQEHGVQKPKSVALIDESTCIGCTLCIQACPVDAILGAAKQMHTIIASECTGCELCLPPCPVDCITMEPVLENSQSWKWKYPVYNIQNANGA, from the coding sequence ATGTTTACCGCACTTCTTGTTATGATTTTTCTTGCTGTCCTTTTGGGATTGGTCTTAGGTTATTCAGCGATTAAATTTAAGGTAGATGGCGACCCCATGGTCGCAAGAATTGACGCGATACTTCCACAAACACAATGTGGTCAATGTGGCTACCCCGGCTGTAAACCCTATGCAACTGCTATTGCTAAAGGTGAGGCTGATATTAATCAATGCCCTCCAGGGGGCGATACCGGCGCTAAAGCATTAGCAGAGCTGATGGGTGTTGAATTTAAACCGCTCAATCAAGAGCATGGTGTACAAAAACCAAAATCAGTTGCCTTGATTGATGAATCAACTTGTATTGGTTGTACTCTTTGTATTCAAGCGTGTCCGGTTGATGCTATTTTAGGTGCTGCGAAACAAATGCATACCATCATTGCGAGCGAGTGCACAGGATGCGAATTATGTTTACCTCCTTGTCCGGTCGATTGCATCACCATGGAGCCTGTCCTTGAAAATTCTCAATCATGGAAATGGAAATACCCTGTCTATAACATTCAAAACGCTAATGGGGCTTAA
- the nth gene encoding endonuclease III, with product MNPQKRFKIFELLSKATPHPTTELIYQTPFQLLISVILSAQATDKSVNKATLLLFNKAPNAKRLAQMQLKDIELCIKTIGLYKTKAKNILETAKIIDAEFEGVVPQDRLALEALPGVGRKTANVILNTIFHEPTIAVDTHIFRIANRINLAPGENVLQVEKKLIKLTPKEFLQDAHHLLILHGRYTCIARQPKCNVCVIYDLCEYKKKLKN from the coding sequence ATGAACCCACAAAAGCGATTTAAGATTTTTGAGTTGCTATCTAAAGCCACACCCCATCCTACGACAGAGCTTATTTATCAGACACCCTTCCAGCTTCTAATCTCAGTCATATTATCTGCCCAAGCTACTGACAAATCAGTCAATAAAGCAACTTTGTTGTTGTTCAATAAAGCACCTAACGCAAAACGACTTGCTCAAATGCAATTAAAGGATATTGAGCTTTGTATAAAAACAATTGGGCTATATAAAACAAAAGCTAAGAACATACTTGAAACTGCAAAGATTATCGATGCCGAATTTGAAGGGGTAGTCCCTCAGGATCGATTAGCACTAGAGGCGCTTCCTGGTGTGGGAAGAAAAACTGCGAACGTAATTTTAAATACTATTTTTCACGAGCCAACTATTGCAGTAGATACACATATATTTAGGATCGCAAATCGCATTAATTTAGCACCGGGAGAAAATGTACTTCAGGTAGAAAAAAAATTAATTAAATTAACCCCGAAAGAATTTTTGCAAGATGCGCATCATCTTTTGATACTTCATGGAAGATATACGTGCATTGCAAGACAACCTAAATGCAATGTTTGTGTTATTTATGATTTATGCGAGTATAAGAAAAAACTTAAAAATTAA
- the rsxA gene encoding electron transport complex subunit RsxA — MIQHYFLIIISTVLVNNIVLVKILGLCPFMGVSKKLETSISMSAATAFVLTIGSMTSWAINHYLLEPNDLIYLRTISFIVVIAGVVQFTEMLMEKNFPLLYQVLGIFLPLITTNCAVLGIPLLNAQSSQTLIESALFGFGGAIGFSIVLILFASLRERLDGAEIPTAFKGTAVALVTASIMSLAFMGFAGLDR, encoded by the coding sequence ATGATCCAACACTATTTCTTAATCATCATTAGCACGGTATTGGTCAACAATATCGTGTTAGTAAAAATATTAGGGCTTTGCCCTTTTATGGGGGTATCTAAGAAACTAGAAACATCAATCAGCATGTCTGCTGCCACTGCTTTTGTATTAACTATAGGCTCAATGACTAGCTGGGCGATTAATCACTATCTTCTTGAACCTAATGATCTTATCTACTTAAGAACCATTTCATTTATTGTAGTCATTGCAGGCGTTGTTCAGTTTACTGAGATGCTGATGGAAAAAAACTTCCCCTTACTCTATCAAGTATTAGGTATTTTTCTCCCTCTTATCACCACTAATTGCGCTGTATTAGGCATTCCTCTTTTGAACGCGCAATCAAGTCAGACACTTATAGAGTCAGCATTATTTGGCTTTGGGGGTGCGATTGGTTTTTCAATAGTACTCATTCTATTTGCATCATTAAGAGAGCGCCTAGATGGTGCTGAAATACCAACTGCCTTCAAAGGCACTGCCGTAGCTCTTGTCACAGCGTCCATTATGAGTCTGGCATTTATGGGTTTTGCAGGTTTGGATCGCTAA
- the bamC gene encoding outer membrane protein assembly factor BamC, with protein sequence MKLLAQSKWFYALPLFLLLNGCENIPFVERVTAPDYKATGRSRPLEVPPDLTSATTNDAYAIPGSTSYSDFKNGQQQDNGQPKILPNPEGMKIVKAGAQRWLVVNAPAEKIWPLIRDFWIDMGFAVKKENPEVGVMETEWIKEGDLMTNDNKGTLDKFDAWLDSLASGTANRKKFRTRLERGLQEGTTEIYMTHRSVDTAPDDGKEKIRTPYGVVDMGYKNDSKSKEDSKVDSRSDELDAELLRRLMVKLGLADKRAKEIIAAPISQKRAEIKKEADGSSSVEIQDPFDRSWRRVGLALDIIGFVIEDKDRSNGIYFVKYADVDIDDSPKKKKGVLDSLMFWSDDDKKDKQVKDTSQTKEKPLSERLKFWGGSDKEKTNPEKQYRIKIISIDNGGSQVVIEYQDGKKNTSSTANRIISLLYDQLK encoded by the coding sequence ATGAAATTACTCGCGCAAAGCAAATGGTTCTATGCATTACCGTTATTTTTACTCTTGAATGGCTGCGAAAATATTCCTTTTGTAGAGCGAGTCACAGCGCCTGATTATAAAGCGACTGGTAGATCTCGCCCACTAGAAGTGCCTCCTGATTTAACTTCAGCTACAACAAATGATGCATATGCAATCCCTGGTTCCACAAGTTATTCAGATTTTAAAAATGGTCAGCAACAAGATAATGGCCAGCCAAAAATTTTACCTAATCCAGAGGGGATGAAGATTGTAAAAGCGGGGGCTCAAAGATGGCTCGTCGTTAATGCGCCTGCTGAGAAAATTTGGCCTTTGATTCGTGACTTTTGGATAGACATGGGATTTGCCGTAAAAAAAGAAAATCCAGAAGTAGGTGTCATGGAAACTGAGTGGATTAAAGAAGGTGATCTTATGACCAATGATAATAAGGGAACACTTGATAAATTTGACGCATGGCTTGATTCACTTGCATCAGGAACGGCTAACCGTAAAAAGTTTAGAACTCGGCTTGAGCGCGGTCTTCAAGAAGGGACAACTGAAATTTATATGACGCACCGAAGTGTTGATACTGCTCCAGATGACGGTAAAGAAAAAATTCGGACGCCCTACGGAGTTGTGGATATGGGCTATAAAAATGACTCAAAATCTAAAGAAGATTCAAAAGTCGATTCTAGATCTGATGAGTTAGATGCTGAACTTTTACGAAGACTCATGGTGAAACTCGGCCTCGCAGATAAGCGAGCAAAAGAAATTATTGCCGCACCTATCAGCCAAAAGAGAGCTGAAATTAAAAAAGAGGCAGATGGAAGCTCCTCAGTCGAAATTCAAGATCCATTTGACCGCTCGTGGCGCAGAGTTGGCTTGGCATTAGATATCATTGGATTTGTGATCGAAGATAAAGACAGATCAAACGGAATCTATTTTGTAAAATATGCTGATGTTGATATTGATGACAGTCCTAAGAAGAAAAAAGGCGTTCTAGACTCTCTTATGTTCTGGAGTGACGACGATAAAAAAGATAAGCAAGTTAAAGATACAAGTCAAACCAAAGAAAAGCCTTTATCTGAAAGGCTGAAATTCTGGGGCGGTAGTGACAAAGAAAAAACTAATCCAGAAAAACAATATCGCATTAAAATTATCTCTATAGATAACGGTGGCTCTCAAGTTGTGATTGAGTACCAGGACGGTAAGAAAAATACCTCTTCTACCGCAAATCGAATCATCTCGCTTCTTTATGATCAATTAAAATAA
- the rsxG gene encoding electron transport complex subunit RsxG, which yields MFKDSFKKVSITASAMIIFSLVASAALSISYFLTKTPIEESDARAKRMFLNQVVPSNLYDNNLVKDTISVEPNPLIGNKKNIDIYRAKKNNQVIAVIIETIAPDGYSGEIKTLVGVDQKDKILGVRVITHKETPGLGDYIEVDKSHWIKNFNLKSLDEMGEKEWAVKKDGGDFDYVSGATITSRAVIKSTYKSLLYVKENKKRLFAS from the coding sequence ATGTTTAAAGACTCCTTTAAAAAAGTTTCAATAACTGCATCAGCTATGATTATATTTTCTTTGGTTGCTTCAGCAGCTTTGAGTATTTCTTATTTCCTCACAAAAACTCCTATTGAAGAAAGTGATGCAAGAGCAAAGCGTATGTTTTTAAATCAAGTGGTTCCGTCTAATCTTTATGATAATAATTTAGTGAAGGATACAATTTCTGTTGAGCCTAATCCGCTAATCGGAAACAAAAAAAATATTGATATATATCGTGCAAAAAAAAATAATCAGGTTATTGCAGTGATTATTGAAACGATAGCTCCCGATGGTTATAGTGGCGAAATAAAAACCCTTGTGGGTGTTGACCAAAAAGATAAAATATTAGGTGTAAGAGTGATTACACATAAAGAAACGCCTGGTTTAGGCGATTATATTGAAGTTGACAAAAGTCATTGGATTAAAAACTTTAATCTTAAATCTCTAGATGAAATGGGAGAAAAAGAATGGGCAGTAAAAAAGGATGGTGGTGATTTTGACTATGTGTCCGGGGCAACCATTACTTCCAGAGCTGTCATTAAATCTACCTATAAAAGTCTTCTTTATGTCAAAGAAAATAAAAAAAGGCTATTTGCGTCATGA
- a CDS encoding RnfABCDGE type electron transport complex subunit D has translation MDNRSPYIVDAPSVSVIMFKVLLALIPGIALYVYAYGLGVILNIFLASLTVILTESAILAIRKLPIKVFILDGSGLVAAWLLALSIPSIAPWWIIVLGTLLCITFGKHVYGGLGYNLFNPAMLGYAILLISFPLIMSQWQIPNSLIENNIEWLDQIKIIMNSSLLSKETIDAMSSATPLDYIKTQLTLNQSLSVIQQNKIFGFLGGKGLELISLGYLAGGLYLLKEKIISWHLPVSFLASLFIIASIFYSIAPDTYASPLFHVMSGGSILCAFFIITDPVSGPTTPKGKIYFGIAIGLLVFIIRIFGGYPEGIAFAVLIMNIFVPLIDSLTQPRIFGHK, from the coding sequence ATGGATAATAGATCGCCTTATATCGTAGATGCTCCCTCAGTAAGCGTCATTATGTTCAAAGTTTTACTCGCTTTAATTCCTGGTATCGCTTTATATGTTTATGCATATGGGCTTGGCGTCATTTTAAATATTTTTCTAGCGTCGCTCACTGTGATATTGACTGAAAGCGCTATTCTTGCAATCAGAAAACTTCCGATCAAGGTATTTATTTTGGACGGCAGTGGTCTCGTAGCTGCGTGGCTTCTTGCCCTGTCTATTCCATCGATCGCCCCTTGGTGGATTATCGTGTTAGGCACGCTTCTTTGCATCACCTTCGGCAAACATGTTTATGGTGGACTTGGCTATAACTTATTTAACCCAGCTATGTTGGGATATGCAATTTTACTTATTTCTTTTCCTTTAATTATGAGTCAATGGCAAATACCCAACTCACTCATTGAAAATAATATTGAGTGGCTTGATCAAATCAAAATTATTATGAATAGTAGTTTATTATCTAAAGAAACAATTGATGCTATGAGCTCTGCAACGCCTCTTGATTACATCAAGACCCAACTCACTTTAAACCAATCATTAAGCGTCATTCAGCAAAACAAAATATTTGGCTTTCTTGGAGGCAAGGGTTTGGAATTGATCAGTCTAGGATATCTTGCAGGTGGACTTTATTTGCTTAAGGAGAAAATTATTTCATGGCATTTACCAGTTTCATTCTTAGCAAGCTTATTTATCATAGCGTCAATATTTTATAGTATTGCCCCCGATACCTATGCCTCACCACTATTTCATGTTATGAGTGGTGGAAGCATTCTCTGTGCCTTTTTTATTATTACGGATCCTGTAAGCGGTCCTACAACTCCTAAAGGGAAAATATATTTTGGTATTGCAATAGGGCTATTGGTCTTTATTATTCGAATTTTTGGTGGTTATCCAGAAGGTATTGCTTTTGCTGTATTGATTATGAATATTTTTGTACCCCTAATAGACAGCCTAACTCAACCTCGAATTTTCGGTCATAAATAA
- a CDS encoding electron transport complex subunit E — protein sequence MSDIKKIAIDGLWKQNPGLVQLLGLCPTLAVTTSVVNGLSLGIATALVMALSNGSISPIRKFVPTEIRVPVFILIIAALVTIIDFSIHAFIEPLYKALGIFIPLIVTNCIVLARVESFAAKNDTAPSFFDGLYMGLGLAMVLAVLGALREIFGKGTLLSGIDLIFGSSASNLVIHFFSDYPGFLLAILPPGAFISLACLIALKNHIEAR from the coding sequence ATGAGTGATATTAAAAAAATTGCAATAGATGGATTATGGAAACAAAATCCCGGATTAGTTCAACTCCTTGGACTATGCCCAACACTAGCAGTGACAACCTCTGTGGTGAATGGCTTGAGCCTTGGTATTGCTACTGCCCTTGTCATGGCTTTATCGAATGGTTCTATATCTCCTATTAGAAAATTTGTACCCACAGAAATTCGAGTTCCTGTTTTTATTCTCATCATAGCGGCACTTGTGACAATCATTGATTTTAGTATTCACGCTTTTATAGAACCGCTCTATAAAGCTTTAGGCATTTTTATCCCTCTTATTGTAACTAATTGTATTGTGTTAGCACGCGTTGAATCTTTTGCGGCAAAAAATGATACAGCCCCTTCTTTTTTCGATGGTCTTTATATGGGACTTGGTTTAGCAATGGTGCTAGCCGTGCTTGGTGCTTTGAGAGAAATTTTTGGTAAAGGTACTTTGTTATCTGGCATTGACCTTATCTTCGGATCTTCAGCAAGCAATCTTGTCATTCATTTTTTTAGTGACTACCCAGGATTTCTTTTAGCAATTCTTCCTCCAGGAGCTTTTATTAGTTTAGCTTGCCTCATTGCATTAAAAAATCATATCGAAGCACGCTAG
- the dapA gene encoding 4-hydroxy-tetrahydrodipicolinate synthase: MSPQGSIVAIVTPMFPDESLDIEALHGLIDFHINEGTDGIVIVGTTGESPTVNYEEHCQLIETTVKYANKRIPVIAGTGANSTQEAIDLTKEAKRLGADACLLVTPYYNKPNQAGLLQHFTKIANEVAIDQILYNVPSRTGCDLQNDTVLKLSEIPNIVGVKDATGDMTRGIDLIKRLPSHFSILSGDDATALSFMLLGGKGVISVTANVAPKLMHEMCACVMSKQNEKAIEINQQLFSLHTNLFIESNPIPVKWALKIMGLIKEGIRLPLVELNQEHHKIIQTAMKEAHIQ; this comes from the coding sequence ATGTCACCTCAAGGCAGTATTGTTGCAATTGTTACCCCTATGTTTCCTGACGAAAGTCTTGATATCGAAGCGCTTCATGGGTTAATTGACTTTCATATTAATGAAGGTACAGATGGTATTGTTATTGTGGGTACAACAGGCGAATCACCCACAGTGAATTATGAAGAACATTGTCAGCTTATTGAAACGACGGTTAAGTACGCTAATAAAAGGATTCCAGTCATAGCGGGTACAGGCGCTAACTCTACACAGGAAGCCATAGACCTTACAAAAGAAGCAAAACGCTTAGGTGCGGATGCTTGTTTGTTAGTCACACCTTATTACAACAAGCCAAATCAAGCAGGACTTTTGCAACACTTTACAAAGATTGCTAATGAGGTTGCTATTGATCAAATTCTTTATAACGTTCCTTCCAGAACAGGCTGTGATTTACAAAACGATACAGTATTAAAATTGAGCGAAATTCCTAATATTGTTGGCGTTAAAGATGCAACAGGAGATATGACTCGGGGTATAGATCTGATTAAGAGATTACCATCTCATTTTTCAATATTAAGTGGGGATGATGCTACCGCTTTGTCCTTTATGCTTCTTGGTGGCAAGGGGGTTATTTCTGTCACAGCAAATGTCGCCCCTAAATTAATGCATGAAATGTGCGCATGTGTCATGTCTAAACAGAACGAAAAAGCTATCGAAATCAACCAGCAATTGTTTTCCCTTCATACAAATCTATTTATAGAGTCGAATCCAATCCCTGTAAAATGGGCACTTAAAATTATGGGTCTTATTAAAGAAGGTATTCGATTACCTTTAGTGGAACTTAATCAAGAGCATCACAAAATTATTCAAACTGCTATGAAGGAAGCTCATATTCAATGA
- a CDS encoding DUF1289 domain-containing protein gives MTESPCIGVCLINKEHHFCEGCFRSQDEIAQWLALSDDQKKEINELASERQIKLISF, from the coding sequence ATGACTGAATCACCTTGTATCGGCGTTTGTCTTATCAATAAAGAGCACCACTTTTGCGAAGGGTGCTTTAGAAGCCAAGATGAAATTGCTCAGTGGCTAGCGTTAAGCGATGATCAAAAAAAAGAGATTAATGAATTGGCGTCTGAAAGACAAATTAAGCTTATTTCGTTTTAA